From the Streptomyces sp. NBC_01216 genome, the window ACAGTCCAACTCCTCACTGGTCTACGGCGACGCGTACATCCTGAAGATCTTCCGTCGGGTCAGCCCCGGAGCCAACCCCGATCTGGAGCTGCCGCTGGCGCTGGCACGGGCGGGCTGCGAGCGCGTCCCGGAGCCGGTCGCCTGGTTCGAGTCGGGCGCCAGCACGCTCGGTGTGCTCCAGCCGTACCTGCGGGACTCGCGGGACGGCTGGCGGCTCGCGCTGGACGCCCTCGCCGAGGAACGCGAGTTCACCGAGGAGGCGCATTCGCTCGGCCGGGCCACGGCCGAGGTCCATCTCGCCCTGGCGACGGCGCTGCCCACCGAGCGGCTGCGCAGGTCCCAGGCGGAGCAGCTGGCGGAGGCGATGGACCGGCGCCTGCACTCCGCCGCTCAGGCGGTGCCGGCGCTGCTGCCGTACGTCCCCGGACTGCGGGCGGTCTTCGCGGCGGCCGGCGGCACGGTCGGGGCCGGGCGGCTGCAGCGGGTCCACGGCGATCTGCACCTGGGGCAGACACTGCGGGCCGCGGACGGCCGCTGGTCGGTCATCGACTTCGAGGGGGAACCCGCGAAGCCCCTCACCGAGCGCTGCCGCCCGCAGCCCGCGGTCCGCGACGTGGCGGGCATGCTGCGCTCCTTCGACTACGCGGCCCGCACCCACCGCCCGTGGAACGCCGACTGGGCCGCACGTTGCCGCGCCGCCTACTGCGCGGGCTACGCGAAGGAGTCCGGGACCGACCCCCGCTCGGACCCGGCCCTGCTGCGCGCCTACGAGACGGACAAGGCGGTCTACGAGGTGCTCTACGAGGCCCGTCACCGGCCCGACTGGCTGCCGGTCCCGATGGCCGCGATCCACCGTCTGGCGGGAGCCGAGTGACGACGCACCCGCGTCGCCGGACGCCCGCGCCGTCCCGCCGCCCGCCGGCACCGCCCCACGGGGCGGCCAGGGCGGGTCCCGGCCCTCGCGGCCCGCACCCCCGAGCACCCCGTTCGGCGCAAGGGCCGCCCCGCCGCCGGACCCCAGACAGGCCGGTACGGGTCGCGTGGCCCGTTCGGCGGAGTGTCCTGTGCGGCGCGGCCGACGTTGCGGTTGCGTGG encodes:
- a CDS encoding maltokinase N-terminal cap-like domain-containing protein, whose translation is MPETASHTRAPAALLPSLAPLLHEWLPRQRWFAGKGRRVTGFSLEAATELLPPDGTGPGLLHLLVRVEQPGRPAGTPADCYQLLLGVRTQLPPRLAPALIGRLRQGPLAGRAVYEGLRDPRLAGLLYERLRTPGSIGPLRFRGTTALPASLAPRVLDAEQSNSSLVYGDAYILKIFRRVSPGANPDLELPLALARAGCERVPEPVAWFESGASTLGVLQPYLRDSRDGWRLALDALAEEREFTEEAHSLGRATAEVHLALATALPTERLRRSQAEQLAEAMDRRLHSAAQAVPALLPYVPGLRAVFAAAGGTVGAGRLQRVHGDLHLGQTLRAADGRWSVIDFEGEPAKPLTERCRPQPAVRDVAGMLRSFDYAARTHRPWNADWAARCRAAYCAGYAKESGTDPRSDPALLRAYETDKAVYEVLYEARHRPDWLPVPMAAIHRLAGAE